The Siniperca chuatsi isolate FFG_IHB_CAS linkage group LG9, ASM2008510v1, whole genome shotgun sequence genome includes a region encoding these proteins:
- the isg20l2 gene encoding interferon-stimulated 20 kDa exonuclease-like 2 isoform X1 has translation MSNITINVCTSDDTAERRTPAGNRKRKNKWFHKKMQYLEQNGYVESKPKYNHKMGPSRQAPPPRPNGASTKHPSLPTTTPNKSLPRPSSTAGASHCSSQPSTSARSLPAFTAPANIRGRHEKPNGPANTKSTTITPRPSVSVSHKPTATQTSAGIPTKYLAFDCEMVGTGPKGSISQLARCSIVSYEGDVVYDKFIKPSVPVTDYRTRWSGVRRSDLVNATPYLEARKEILRLLMGKVVIGHAVHNDFKVLGYSHPGVLTRDTSRIPLLNLKAGFAVNEHASLKRLTKAIFNRDIQVIGKKGHSSVEDARATMELYKVVEEEWERQLASKSQAS, from the exons ATGTCGAACATTACGATCAACGTGTGCACTTCCGATGACACTGCAGAGAGGAGAACTCCAGCAGGAAACcgaaagaggaaaaacaagtgGTTTCATAAAAAGATGCAGTATTTAGAGCAAAATGGCTACGTGGAATCTAAACCTAAATACAACCACAAAATGGGACCGTCCAGACAAGCTCCCCCACCACGCCCAAATGGAGCATCCACAAAGCATCCATCGCTTCCAACTACTACACCCAATAAAAGTTTACCTCGTCCCAGCAGCACAGCCGGCGCTTCACACTGTAGCTCCCAGCCTTCGACATCCGCACGCAGCCTGCCTGCCTTCACGGCCCCTGCGAACATCAGAGGCCGTCATGAAAAGCCAAATGGACCTGCGAACACGAAATCAACCACCATTACGCCCAGACCCTCAGTATCTGTCAGCCATAAACCCACTGCCACGCAAACATCGGCAGGAATCCCCACAAAGTACCTCGCTTTTGACTGTGAGATGGTTGGTACAGGACCAAAGGGGAGCATCAGCCAGCTCGCACGCTGCAGTATAGTGTCCTACGAAGGAGACGTGGTTTACGATAAATTCATCAAGCCCTCCGTGCCCGTCACTGACTACCGCACCCGATGGAGCGGCGTCCGGCGCAGTGACCTCGTCAATGCCACGCCGTACTTGGAGGCCAGGAAGGAG ATACTGAGGCTGCTCATGGGGAAGGTGGTGATTGGCCACGCCGTCCACAATGACTTCAAGGTCCTCGGTTACTCTCACCCCGGTGTCTTGACCAGAGACACGTCTCGAATCCCTCTGCTCAACCTGAAGGCCGGCTTTGCCGTCAACGAGCATGCCTCGCTGAAGAGACTCACCAAGGCCATCTTCAACCGTGACATCCAGGTA ATTGGGAAGAAGGGTCACTCTTCTGTGGAGGATGCCAGAGCCACTATGGAGCTTTACaaagtggtggaggaggagtgggagagGCAGCTGGCCTCCAAATCACAGGCCAGTTAG
- the isg20l2 gene encoding interferon-stimulated 20 kDa exonuclease-like 2 isoform X2, producing MSNITINVCTSDDTAERRTPAGNRKRKNKWFHKKMQYLEQNGYVESKPKYNHKMGPSRQAPPPRPNGASTKHPSLPTTTPNKSLPRPSSTAGASHCSSQPSTSARSLPAFTAPANIRGRHEKPNGPANTKSTTITPRPSVSVSHKPTATQTSAGIPTKYLAFDCEMVGTGPKGSISQLARCSIVSYEGDVVYDKFIKPSVPVTDYRTRWSGVRRSDLVNATPYLEARKEILRLLMGKVVIGHAVHNDFKVLGYSHPGVLTRDTSRIPLLNLKAGFAVNEHASLKRLTKAIFNRDIQIGKKGHSSVEDARATMELYKVVEEEWERQLASKSQAS from the exons ATGTCGAACATTACGATCAACGTGTGCACTTCCGATGACACTGCAGAGAGGAGAACTCCAGCAGGAAACcgaaagaggaaaaacaagtgGTTTCATAAAAAGATGCAGTATTTAGAGCAAAATGGCTACGTGGAATCTAAACCTAAATACAACCACAAAATGGGACCGTCCAGACAAGCTCCCCCACCACGCCCAAATGGAGCATCCACAAAGCATCCATCGCTTCCAACTACTACACCCAATAAAAGTTTACCTCGTCCCAGCAGCACAGCCGGCGCTTCACACTGTAGCTCCCAGCCTTCGACATCCGCACGCAGCCTGCCTGCCTTCACGGCCCCTGCGAACATCAGAGGCCGTCATGAAAAGCCAAATGGACCTGCGAACACGAAATCAACCACCATTACGCCCAGACCCTCAGTATCTGTCAGCCATAAACCCACTGCCACGCAAACATCGGCAGGAATCCCCACAAAGTACCTCGCTTTTGACTGTGAGATGGTTGGTACAGGACCAAAGGGGAGCATCAGCCAGCTCGCACGCTGCAGTATAGTGTCCTACGAAGGAGACGTGGTTTACGATAAATTCATCAAGCCCTCCGTGCCCGTCACTGACTACCGCACCCGATGGAGCGGCGTCCGGCGCAGTGACCTCGTCAATGCCACGCCGTACTTGGAGGCCAGGAAGGAG ATACTGAGGCTGCTCATGGGGAAGGTGGTGATTGGCCACGCCGTCCACAATGACTTCAAGGTCCTCGGTTACTCTCACCCCGGTGTCTTGACCAGAGACACGTCTCGAATCCCTCTGCTCAACCTGAAGGCCGGCTTTGCCGTCAACGAGCATGCCTCGCTGAAGAGACTCACCAAGGCCATCTTCAACCGTGACATCCAG ATTGGGAAGAAGGGTCACTCTTCTGTGGAGGATGCCAGAGCCACTATGGAGCTTTACaaagtggtggaggaggagtgggagagGCAGCTGGCCTCCAAATCACAGGCCAGTTAG